The Planctomycetota bacterium genome window below encodes:
- a CDS encoding class I SAM-dependent methyltransferase: MPLGPKDARQANGLMGVFLIAAMALAVTAAMPATVGSRVGFVAANVLMAATALFAWRSGNVSLRSVVIVAFVARAMFLVLPPTLSDDAWRYLWDGLVTANGINPYLLTPDDPRLLGLGQLIPLERINSPGYFSVYPPVSQTVFALTGLATRLIESPWAGYAVLKLLAAGAETATLLMLVRLVRDGRALVHYAWNPLVIIETWGQAHSEVFMLPLLAGTLLAVRADRYRLAGVLLASAVWVKLYPLLLLPLLWRRGGWRSVWPSLATLIVLALPFAHRNVPANVGESLSLYTQHFEFFAGPYFAIKPLFVTPLDDGGDSAAALLRWVLVAGVLIVYAIDWWRRLALDASMLAILGLYILTATTVHPWYLLGLFALPAMSRRPRWHWLFLGLVSSVTYLRYVGLEDVYVAATWIGWGGWLALLPLAWLPVVIQQRGRSKARRVLAALGDEAERPTVLDLGCGEGEVGLALRDTECRVTFADLADFASDAARPFVRYDGLRLPFEDKAFDAVVLYFVLHHADDAEAVLREALRVGRRVVVVESVYRTPGELRLLTFLDKLANRLRGGSQMADQEEHLHFRTADAWRELAKGLGATVDFVREHGSLPHRQATFRLREQQQPCNTTDRGG, encoded by the coding sequence ATGCCTCTCGGACCGAAAGACGCCCGTCAAGCGAACGGCTTGATGGGCGTTTTTCTCATCGCAGCAATGGCACTCGCCGTCACCGCCGCCATGCCGGCGACGGTCGGTTCTCGCGTCGGTTTCGTCGCAGCCAACGTGCTGATGGCAGCAACGGCCCTCTTCGCGTGGCGATCAGGCAACGTGTCGCTGCGGTCGGTGGTGATTGTCGCGTTCGTCGCCCGCGCGATGTTCCTGGTCCTTCCGCCGACGCTGAGCGACGACGCCTGGCGCTACCTCTGGGACGGCCTCGTCACGGCCAACGGAATCAACCCGTACCTGCTCACGCCGGACGATCCTCGGCTGCTGGGGCTTGGCCAGCTGATTCCGTTGGAACGGATCAACAGCCCCGGCTACTTCAGCGTCTACCCGCCGGTCTCGCAGACCGTGTTCGCATTGACCGGCCTTGCGACACGTTTGATCGAATCGCCCTGGGCGGGCTACGCGGTGCTCAAACTCCTCGCCGCTGGTGCGGAAACGGCGACGCTGCTGATGCTCGTCCGACTCGTTCGCGATGGTCGAGCCCTCGTGCACTACGCGTGGAACCCACTCGTCATCATCGAGACCTGGGGTCAAGCCCACAGCGAGGTCTTCATGCTGCCGTTGCTCGCCGGCACGTTGCTGGCGGTGCGGGCGGATCGATATCGGCTCGCGGGCGTGCTCCTCGCGTCTGCCGTGTGGGTGAAGCTGTATCCGTTGCTTCTGCTGCCGCTGCTTTGGCGACGAGGCGGGTGGCGATCGGTCTGGCCGTCGCTGGCGACGCTGATCGTTCTCGCGTTGCCCTTCGCGCATCGCAACGTGCCGGCGAACGTGGGCGAGTCGCTGTCGCTGTACACGCAGCACTTCGAGTTCTTCGCAGGGCCGTACTTCGCGATCAAGCCGCTGTTTGTCACGCCCCTCGACGACGGCGGCGACTCGGCGGCGGCGTTGCTGCGGTGGGTGCTCGTTGCGGGCGTGTTGATCGTCTACGCCATCGACTGGTGGCGCCGGCTCGCGCTCGACGCCTCAATGCTCGCCATCCTCGGCCTCTACATCCTGACCGCGACCACGGTTCACCCGTGGTACTTGCTGGGCCTCTTCGCCCTGCCGGCGATGTCGCGACGACCGCGATGGCACTGGCTCTTCCTTGGCCTCGTGTCATCCGTGACGTACCTCCGCTACGTCGGCCTGGAGGACGTTTACGTCGCGGCCACCTGGATCGGCTGGGGCGGATGGCTGGCGTTGCTTCCGTTGGCGTGGTTGCCCGTGGTGATTCAGCAGCGCGGGCGCTCCAAAGCGCGTCGCGTCCTCGCTGCCCTGGGCGACGAAGCGGAGCGACCGACCGTCCTCGACCTCGGCTGTGGCGAGGGCGAAGTCGGGCTCGCTCTTCGCGACACCGAGTGCCGCGTGACCTTCGCTGACCTGGCCGACTTCGCGTCCGATGCTGCACGACCCTTCGTTCGCTACGACGGCCTTCGATTGCCCTTCGAGGACAAAGCCTTCGACGCGGTCGTGCTCTACTTCGTGCTCCACCATGCAGACGATGCCGAAGCCGTGCTGCGCGAGGCGTTGCGTGTCGGCCGGCGTGTCGTCGTGGTCGAGAGCGTCTACCGCACGCCCGGCGAGCTCCGCTTGCTGACATTCCTTGACAAGCTCGCCAATCGCCTCCGTGGCGGCAGTCAGATGGCCGATCAGGAAGAGCACCTCCACTTCCGCACGGCCGACGCGTGGCGTGAGTTGGCGAAAGGCTTGGGAGCGACTGTCGACTTCGTGCGGGAACACGGAAGTCTGCCGCATCGGCAGGCGACATTCCGTCTTCGGGAGCAGCAGCAGCCTTGCAACACGACCGACCGCGGAGGATGA
- a CDS encoding NAD(P)-binding domain-containing protein: MTWLSRYAHWLHLQWPGGTVEKLPIAGPDGSTNVPGLSIVGDLTGVPLLKLSANAGYDAACRVAGELEGETSEDGVLDVAIIGGGTAGFSAAVAAREKGLRYCVFEGSSPFNTIKGFPKGKPIFTYPTETRVKAFDLHEKSNIKEGLVEDLEEQTVDTGLKWVTARVEQVNRKGGLFHVKLAKPAQTPDGVHLNGTGFVTDGEVVKAKRVIVGIGRSGNYRKLGVPGEGKSDKVSYRLHDPKDYCGKKTLIVGGGDSAMEAAIALTKCGGDVTLSYRKPEFSRAKPENQETLLRLAKNPAAEATVEPSDHRTVSAHGDFNKDDANPDAAKGTLSLMLPSNVKEIRDDTVVLDQDGETKEIENDQVFLMLGREAPLDFFRRSGVKIRGERSFTWWWTLIAFLFFCIWMYHWKGAGNPGKPLLGIDGLYMPSWLQLEPADGVAWLRSVLSGYFSDVTTFGGTVLESMKGRSFYYSFAYCACVVIFGIDRMRRRRTPYIKVQTITLMLFQCIPLFFLPEILLPYMGRNGWFAEGAALHWIGETLFPGESYWRAYGLILAWPLMAWNWFTHEPILGWVVLGFFQTFVLIPGMIYFWGKGAYCGWICSCGALAETLGDRHREKMPHGKGWNKVNFVGQVLLAFGLVLQGLFILRWTGVEWAAEWSDYLAGGIPLLSWAYFVDLLWAGIAGVALYFWFSGRVWCRFACPLAALMHIYHRFSRYAIIPEKKKCISCNVCTSVCHQGIDIMSFANKGRPMVDPECVRCSACLQMCPTGVLEFGQIDREGKPTKRDPSWLAASPVRIRENSLGGGVDNAEASQRAPAPVRAKLTINGKRARKTTDPSILSTLVGRCFPSS; encoded by the coding sequence TTGACGTGGCTGAGCCGCTACGCCCACTGGCTCCACCTCCAATGGCCCGGCGGAACGGTCGAAAAGCTGCCGATCGCCGGCCCTGACGGATCGACCAACGTGCCGGGCCTGTCGATCGTCGGCGACCTGACCGGCGTGCCGCTCCTGAAGCTGTCCGCCAACGCCGGCTACGACGCGGCATGCCGCGTCGCTGGCGAGCTCGAAGGGGAGACGTCGGAAGACGGCGTGCTCGACGTCGCCATCATCGGCGGCGGGACGGCAGGGTTCTCCGCAGCCGTTGCCGCTCGCGAAAAGGGACTGCGTTACTGCGTCTTCGAAGGAAGCAGCCCGTTCAACACGATCAAGGGCTTCCCCAAGGGCAAGCCGATCTTCACCTACCCGACCGAGACGCGCGTCAAGGCGTTCGACCTGCACGAGAAGAGCAACATCAAGGAAGGTCTCGTCGAAGACCTCGAAGAGCAAACAGTCGACACCGGCCTGAAGTGGGTGACGGCCCGCGTCGAGCAGGTCAATCGCAAAGGCGGACTCTTTCACGTCAAACTCGCCAAGCCGGCACAAACGCCCGACGGCGTCCACCTCAACGGCACCGGCTTCGTCACCGATGGCGAGGTCGTCAAAGCCAAACGCGTCATCGTCGGCATCGGCAGATCTGGCAACTATCGAAAGCTCGGCGTTCCGGGCGAAGGCAAATCCGACAAAGTCAGCTATCGCCTGCACGATCCGAAGGACTATTGCGGCAAGAAGACCCTCATCGTCGGCGGCGGTGACTCCGCGATGGAAGCCGCCATCGCACTCACCAAGTGCGGCGGCGACGTCACGCTCAGCTACCGCAAGCCCGAGTTCAGCCGAGCCAAGCCCGAGAACCAGGAGACCCTGCTGCGCCTGGCAAAGAACCCCGCGGCCGAGGCGACGGTCGAGCCGAGCGATCACCGCACCGTCAGCGCGCACGGCGACTTCAACAAGGACGACGCGAATCCCGATGCGGCGAAGGGCACGCTGTCCCTGATGCTGCCCAGCAACGTCAAGGAGATCAGAGACGACACCGTCGTGCTTGATCAAGACGGCGAAACGAAAGAGATCGAGAACGATCAGGTCTTCCTGATGCTCGGCCGCGAGGCCCCGCTCGACTTCTTTCGCCGCAGCGGCGTGAAGATTCGCGGCGAGCGGTCGTTCACGTGGTGGTGGACGCTGATCGCCTTTTTGTTCTTCTGCATTTGGATGTACCACTGGAAGGGCGCCGGCAACCCCGGCAAGCCACTCCTCGGCATCGACGGCTTGTACATGCCGTCGTGGCTCCAGCTCGAACCAGCCGACGGTGTTGCTTGGTTGCGATCCGTTCTGAGCGGCTACTTCAGCGACGTCACCACCTTCGGCGGCACCGTGCTCGAGAGCATGAAGGGCCGGAGCTTCTACTACAGCTTCGCCTACTGCGCGTGCGTCGTCATCTTTGGCATCGACCGCATGCGCCGGCGGCGCACGCCGTACATCAAGGTGCAGACGATCACGCTGATGCTCTTCCAGTGCATTCCGCTCTTCTTCCTGCCGGAGATTCTGCTTCCGTACATGGGCCGCAATGGCTGGTTCGCGGAGGGTGCCGCGTTGCACTGGATTGGCGAGACGCTCTTTCCGGGCGAGAGCTACTGGCGTGCCTACGGCCTGATCCTCGCGTGGCCGCTAATGGCGTGGAATTGGTTCACGCACGAGCCGATCTTGGGCTGGGTCGTCCTGGGCTTTTTCCAGACGTTCGTGCTGATCCCTGGGATGATCTACTTCTGGGGCAAGGGCGCGTACTGCGGCTGGATCTGCTCGTGCGGCGCGTTGGCCGAAACGCTGGGCGACCGGCACCGCGAGAAGATGCCGCACGGCAAAGGATGGAACAAGGTCAACTTCGTCGGCCAGGTCCTGCTGGCGTTCGGGCTGGTCCTGCAGGGTCTCTTCATCCTTCGTTGGACGGGTGTTGAATGGGCTGCCGAGTGGAGCGACTACCTCGCGGGCGGCATTCCGCTGTTGAGCTGGGCCTACTTCGTGGATCTGCTGTGGGCCGGCATCGCGGGCGTGGCGCTCTACTTCTGGTTCAGCGGGCGCGTCTGGTGCCGGTTCGCCTGTCCGCTGGCGGCGCTGATGCACATCTACCACCGCTTCAGCCGGTATGCGATCATCCCCGAGAAGAAGAAGTGCATCTCGTGCAACGTCTGCACCAGCGTCTGCCACCAAGGCATCGACATCATGAGCTTCGCCAACAAGGGCCGGCCGATGGTCGATCCGGAGTGCGTGCGCTGCTCGGCCTGCCTGCAGATGTGCCCGACCGGCGTCCTAGAGTTCGGCCAGATCGATCGCGAGGGCAAGCCGACCAAGCGTGACCCGAGCTGGCTCGCCGCGTCGCCGGTCCGCATTCGCGAAAACAGCCTCGGCGGTGGTGTCGACAATGCCGAGGCGTCGCAACGCGCACCGGCACCCGTGCGGGCCAAGCTCACCATCAACGGGAAACGCGCACGA